The proteins below come from a single Notamacropus eugenii isolate mMacEug1 chromosome 7, mMacEug1.pri_v2, whole genome shotgun sequence genomic window:
- the LOC140513542 gene encoding epididymal secretory protein E3-beta-like, giving the protein MASVLKGTGPILLMLLPLWVLPGCSEDLAWQEFMKQHHLSLGLEFSQLNCEDLMGAMESLKGKTSHTFIYAIWSQIEDICCRDGLDCYENVRVWSVKPFKILTCEKLESGQGYRGTSSYSYVEVHCGLNGFPVSLEDTKVEKKISD; this is encoded by the coding sequence ATGGCATCTGTTCTGAAGGGCACAGGGCCTATCTTGTTGATGTTGCTCCCTTTGTGGGTGCTTCCTGGATGCTCTGAAGACCTAGCCTGGCAAGAGTTCATGAAACAACACCATCTCAGCCTGGGCCTGGAGTTCAGCCAGCTGAACTGTGAAGATCTTATGGGTGCCATGGAATCTCTGAAGGGGAAAACCTCCCATACCTTCATCTATGCCATTTGGAGCCAAATAGAAGATATATGTTGTAGGGATGGGTTAGATTGCTATGAAAATGTGAGGGTATGGAGCGTGAAACCCTTTAAAATCCTTACCTGTGAGAAGTTGGAGTCTGGTCAAGGCTACAGGGGCACCAGTAGCTATAGCTATGTAGAGGTCCATTGTGGCCTGAATGGATTCCCTGTGAGCCTAGAGGACAccaaggtggagaagaaaatttcAGATTAG